In Risungbinella massiliensis, a single window of DNA contains:
- a CDS encoding glutamate-1-semialdehyde 2,1-aminomutase: protein MKQTQSQKLHNEALDAIVGGVNSPSRSFGAVGLDHPIFMKKANGAYFYDEDGNRYIDYLAAFGPIILGHAHPAIHQAITAASTDGILYGTPTEKEILFAKMLRDAIPSMDQIRFVNSGTEAVMSTIRLARAYTGRTKILKFAGCYHGHSDLVLVAAGSGPSTLGNPDSAGVPPSIAQEVITVPFNDPASLQEAFTHWGDQIAGVLVEPLVGNFGIVPPAPDFLETINHIAHQFGALVIYDEVITAFRFHYGGVQTLYGVEPDLTALGKIIGGGLPIGAYGGKREIMDKVAPNGPMYQAGTMAGNPLSISAGIACINELAKPGVYEYLEKLGSILEKGIRQAAQEHEIVMSLNRVGGALTVYFTEQTVVDYDGAQEASKKRFARFFQLMLQRGIYLAPSKYEAWFLTTAHTEQDVQITLQAVRESFEQMRKEGIHGSENSL from the coding sequence ATGAAGCAGACACAGTCTCAAAAATTACATAATGAAGCCTTAGATGCGATCGTAGGTGGTGTCAACAGTCCATCTCGTTCCTTTGGTGCAGTAGGACTCGATCATCCTATCTTCATGAAAAAAGCTAACGGTGCTTATTTTTATGATGAAGATGGCAATCGCTATATTGACTACCTAGCTGCATTTGGACCCATCATCTTAGGCCATGCTCATCCAGCCATTCATCAAGCAATCACAGCTGCCTCTACAGATGGGATTCTTTATGGAACACCAACTGAAAAAGAGATTCTGTTCGCAAAAATGTTACGCGATGCCATTCCTTCAATGGACCAAATCCGATTTGTCAACAGTGGGACAGAAGCAGTCATGTCGACTATTCGACTTGCTCGTGCCTACACTGGACGAACCAAAATATTAAAGTTTGCAGGATGCTATCACGGACATTCCGATCTCGTTTTGGTAGCAGCAGGCTCTGGACCATCTACTTTAGGGAATCCAGACAGTGCTGGTGTACCCCCAAGTATTGCACAAGAAGTAATCACCGTTCCCTTTAATGATCCTGCTTCCCTACAAGAAGCATTTACTCATTGGGGAGATCAGATAGCTGGTGTATTAGTTGAACCACTTGTAGGAAACTTTGGAATTGTACCACCTGCACCCGATTTTCTAGAGACGATCAATCATATTGCCCATCAATTTGGAGCACTCGTTATTTACGATGAAGTAATCACCGCATTTCGATTCCACTATGGTGGAGTACAAACGTTATACGGAGTAGAACCTGATTTGACTGCTCTCGGAAAAATTATCGGGGGTGGACTTCCGATCGGTGCTTATGGTGGTAAAAGAGAAATTATGGACAAAGTAGCTCCTAACGGACCAATGTATCAAGCAGGTACTATGGCCGGAAATCCGCTTTCGATTTCTGCTGGAATAGCTTGTATCAATGAATTAGCGAAGCCAGGAGTTTATGAGTATCTAGAGAAACTAGGGTCGATATTGGAAAAAGGTATTCGACAAGCTGCTCAAGAACATGAAATCGTCATGTCGCTCAATCGGGTAGGTGGAGCTCTTACTGTCTACTTTACAGAGCAAACAGTAGTGGATTATGATGGCGCTCAAGAAGCTAGTAAAAAACGCTTTGCTCGTTTTTTCCAACTTATGTTACAAAGAGGAATCTATCTAGCACCTTCGAAATATGAAGCTTGGTTCCTGACTACAGCCCACACGGAACAAGATGTCCAAATCACTCTACAAGCAGTTCGAGAATCTTTTGAACAGATGAGAAAAGAGGGAATCCATGGAAGCGAAAACTCATTATGA
- a CDS encoding globin domain-containing protein: MEAKTHYEQLGGEATIKKLVDIFYDLVKQNPILSPMFPEDMTETRENQYMFLTQYFGGPPLYSEKKGHPMLRARHMRFDITREKAEAWLSCMEQALDKVGVEGTLREEIWGRLVYTAYHMQNQ; this comes from the coding sequence ATGGAAGCGAAAACTCATTATGAGCAACTAGGTGGCGAAGCTACGATTAAAAAACTAGTGGATATTTTTTACGATCTTGTAAAACAAAATCCCATTCTCAGTCCTATGTTTCCAGAAGACATGACAGAAACGAGAGAAAATCAGTACATGTTTCTAACACAATATTTTGGTGGTCCTCCTCTCTATTCAGAAAAAAAAGGGCATCCAATGCTCCGTGCTCGTCACATGAGGTTCGATATCACCCGTGAAAAGGCAGAAGCATGGCTCAGCTGTATGGAACAAGCATTAGACAAAGTAGGAGTCGAAGGAACACTTCGAGAAGAGATTTGGGGACGCTTAGTATACACCGCTTACCACATGCAAAATCAATAA